One window of bacterium genomic DNA carries:
- a CDS encoding response regulator translates to MSSIQRALFVDDEVHILEIYRKIAAMLPVDPLFASSAEEGWQLIQDKDIAVVVSDYRMPGANGAELLAWIRQKYPAAIRIICSGYTDTEVLIGSINSGHVFRFIHKPFKTEEIIDAVNDALLLFAQRLAQETEIQNLIEQTNTLHLIDFYKPLQESGFGEFSDEFSLYECLPIGVLLFDNVQCLRYANQVAKDICFAENNDDIFEIDTIHLPILVSIVSQSELASYSSEIIPLNGKKLLISVNSTYDCDAMCVTVSQLPD, encoded by the coding sequence ATGTCAAGTATTCAACGAGCGCTGTTTGTCGATGACGAGGTCCATATCCTCGAAATCTACCGTAAAATTGCAGCAATGCTACCGGTAGACCCGCTATTTGCCAGCTCAGCAGAAGAGGGTTGGCAACTGATCCAAGACAAGGACATCGCAGTAGTCGTTTCCGACTATCGGATGCCGGGTGCGAACGGCGCTGAGTTATTGGCGTGGATTAGACAAAAATATCCCGCGGCAATTCGTATTATTTGTTCTGGCTACACCGATACTGAAGTTCTGATTGGTTCGATTAATTCCGGACATGTTTTCCGCTTCATTCATAAGCCGTTCAAAACCGAAGAGATTATTGATGCTGTGAATGATGCATTACTATTGTTTGCTCAGCGATTAGCGCAGGAAACGGAGATCCAAAATTTAATCGAACAAACCAATACGCTACACTTGATTGATTTTTACAAACCGTTGCAAGAAAGTGGTTTTGGTGAGTTTTCCGATGAGTTTTCCTTGTATGAATGCCTACCTATCGGCGTTTTGTTGTTCGACAACGTGCAGTGTTTACGGTATGCCAATCAGGTTGCAAAAGATATCTGCTTCGCAGAAAACAATGATGACATTTTCGAAATCGACACAATTCACTTGCCAATTCTTGTCTCAATCGTCTCACAATCCGAGTTAGCATCCTATTCATCGGAGATTATTCCTCTAAACGGGAAGAAACTGTTAATCAGCGTGAACTCCACTTACGATTGCGATGCGATGTGTGTTACAGTTTCGCAGTTACCGGATTAA